A single region of the Constrictibacter sp. MBR-5 genome encodes:
- a CDS encoding ABC transporter substrate-binding protein codes for MIAAIGRFFYIAAFMVVAVMAAGRAHAQADAAAFIGRLAADAVPVLTNPSVPETQREQKFRELLDKGFDMRELSQLVLGRYWRQASPEERQEFVGLLEAYLIQIYADRFSEFQNVALEVGSTRRDQDTDFVSSTMRQASGPPVQLEWRVDRVGGRFVITDLVVEGVSMVITQRSEFASVIRQRGGQVSGLLDLLRQRTGG; via the coding sequence ATGATCGCAGCGATCGGCCGTTTTTTCTACATAGCCGCCTTCATGGTTGTTGCCGTCATGGCGGCTGGTCGGGCGCACGCCCAAGCGGATGCCGCGGCATTCATCGGCCGCCTCGCCGCGGATGCCGTTCCCGTTTTGACCAATCCCTCGGTTCCGGAGACGCAGCGCGAGCAGAAGTTCCGCGAACTCCTGGACAAGGGGTTCGACATGCGCGAGCTCTCGCAGCTCGTGCTGGGTCGCTACTGGCGGCAGGCCTCCCCGGAAGAGCGGCAGGAGTTCGTCGGGCTTCTGGAGGCTTATCTCATCCAGATCTATGCCGACCGATTTTCCGAGTTCCAGAATGTTGCACTGGAAGTGGGCAGCACGCGCCGGGATCAGGACACGGACTTCGTAAGTTCGACGATGCGCCAGGCCAGCGGGCCGCCTGTGCAGCTGGAGTGGCGTGTCGACAGGGTCGGTGGTCGTTTCGTCATTACCGACCTGGTGGTCGAGGGTGTGAGCATGGTGATCACGCAGCGTTCGGAATTCGCCTCGGTCATCCGCCAGCGGGGCGGTCAGGTTAGCGGGCTGCTGGACCTGTTGCGGCAGCGCACCGGCGGCTGA